Proteins encoded within one genomic window of Nomia melanderi isolate GNS246 chromosome 8, iyNomMela1, whole genome shotgun sequence:
- the LOC116426425 gene encoding choline-phosphate cytidylyltransferase A isoform X2, which yields MSRKRAREETMLNSTSHSNTQNGEDASCSTEDSQIYPSICKEAPFSDEPEALVERNACDYNIRITLKMAKSGKAPRKVRVYADGIYDLFHQGHARQLLQAKNIFPNVYLIVGVCNDQLTHSKKGRTVMTDDERYDAVRHCRYVDEVVKDAPWELDDEFLTKHKIDFVAHDDIPYMTDDSTDVYAALKAKGMFVATQRTEGVSTSDIVARIVRDYDIYVRRNLARGYSAKELNVSFLNEKKFRLQNKFDDLKDKGKRVMENIGEKRMDMISKWEEKSRDFIDAFLLLFGREGRLSTIWNESKGRLMQALSPPASPKRDGSPNSSNSSNNDEDQTSPPPKKTGRFEFSRSSYYLSDDYSDDEEENLRSK from the exons AGAAAACGTGCTAGAGAAGAAACTATGTTGAATTCTACATCACATTCGAATACCCAAAATGGGGAAGATGCATCTTGTTCTACAGAAGACTCACAAATTTATCCT TCTATTTGTAAGGAAGCTCCATTCAGTGATGAACCTGAAGCACTTGTTGAAAGGAATGCATGTGATTATAATATTCGTATAACATTGAAAATGGCAAAAAGTGGTAAAG ccCCTAGGAAAGTCAGGGTATACGCAGATGGTATTTATGATCTCTTTCATCAAGGACATGCACGACAACTCTTACAAGCAAAAAACATTTTTCCTAATGTATATCTGATTGTTGGAG tttgtaatgatcAACTTACTCATAGCAAAAAAGGTAGAACAGTCATGACTGATGATGAAAGGTATGATGCAGTGCGACATTGTCGATATGTAGATGAAGTAGTTAAAGATGCTCCATGGGAATTGGACGATGAATTTCTTACAAAACATAAG ATTGATTTTGTTGCACATGATGACATACCTTATATGACGGATGATAGTACAGATGTATACGCTGCATTGAAAGCAAAAGGTATGTTTGTAGCTACACAAAGAACAGAAGGAGTATCCACATCAGATATTGTAGCCAGAATAGTTAGGGATTACGATATTTATGTAAGAAGAAATCTTGCACGAGGTTACAGTGCCAAAGAACTTAATGTTTCTTTTCTCAAT GAAAAGAAATTTCGGTTGCAAAATAAATTTGACGATTTGAAAGATAAGGGTAAACGTGTAATGGAGAACATTGGTGAAAAACGTATGGATATGATCAGCAAATGGGAAGAAAAATCTCGAGATTTTATTGATGCTTTTCTATTGCTATTTGGCAGGGAGGGCAGATTG TCGACAATTTGGAATGAAAGTAAAGGTCGTCTGATGCAAGCACTATCTCCTCCTGCAAGTCCAAAAAGGGATGGTAGTCCAAATAGCAGTAATAGCAGCAATAATGATGAAGATCAAACAAG TCCACCACCAAAAAAGACTGGCCGTTTTGAATTCTCAAGAAGTAGTTACTACTTAAGTGATGATTATAGTGATGATGAAGAGGAAAATTTACGCTCCAaatga
- the LOC116426425 gene encoding putative choline-phosphate cytidylyltransferase isoform X1, which produces MSRKRAREETMLNSTSHSNTQNGEDASCSTEDSQIYPLVAMTWGTNRTSNNESDQISLKKYNSEISVCYKELPSICKEAPFSDEPEALVERNACDYNIRITLKMAKSGKAPRKVRVYADGIYDLFHQGHARQLLQAKNIFPNVYLIVGVCNDQLTHSKKGRTVMTDDERYDAVRHCRYVDEVVKDAPWELDDEFLTKHKIDFVAHDDIPYMTDDSTDVYAALKAKGMFVATQRTEGVSTSDIVARIVRDYDIYVRRNLARGYSAKELNVSFLNEKKFRLQNKFDDLKDKGKRVMENIGEKRMDMISKWEEKSRDFIDAFLLLFGREGRLSTIWNESKGRLMQALSPPASPKRDGSPNSSNSSNNDEDQTSPPPKKTGRFEFSRSSYYLSDDYSDDEEENLRSK; this is translated from the exons AGAAAACGTGCTAGAGAAGAAACTATGTTGAATTCTACATCACATTCGAATACCCAAAATGGGGAAGATGCATCTTGTTCTACAGAAGACTCACAAATTTATCCT TTGGTGGCAATGACTTGGGGGACCAACAGGACATCAAATAATGAATCAGatcaaatttcactaaaaaaatataatagtgaAATTTCTGTTTGCTACAAAGAACTTCCA TCTATTTGTAAGGAAGCTCCATTCAGTGATGAACCTGAAGCACTTGTTGAAAGGAATGCATGTGATTATAATATTCGTATAACATTGAAAATGGCAAAAAGTGGTAAAG ccCCTAGGAAAGTCAGGGTATACGCAGATGGTATTTATGATCTCTTTCATCAAGGACATGCACGACAACTCTTACAAGCAAAAAACATTTTTCCTAATGTATATCTGATTGTTGGAG tttgtaatgatcAACTTACTCATAGCAAAAAAGGTAGAACAGTCATGACTGATGATGAAAGGTATGATGCAGTGCGACATTGTCGATATGTAGATGAAGTAGTTAAAGATGCTCCATGGGAATTGGACGATGAATTTCTTACAAAACATAAG ATTGATTTTGTTGCACATGATGACATACCTTATATGACGGATGATAGTACAGATGTATACGCTGCATTGAAAGCAAAAGGTATGTTTGTAGCTACACAAAGAACAGAAGGAGTATCCACATCAGATATTGTAGCCAGAATAGTTAGGGATTACGATATTTATGTAAGAAGAAATCTTGCACGAGGTTACAGTGCCAAAGAACTTAATGTTTCTTTTCTCAAT GAAAAGAAATTTCGGTTGCAAAATAAATTTGACGATTTGAAAGATAAGGGTAAACGTGTAATGGAGAACATTGGTGAAAAACGTATGGATATGATCAGCAAATGGGAAGAAAAATCTCGAGATTTTATTGATGCTTTTCTATTGCTATTTGGCAGGGAGGGCAGATTG TCGACAATTTGGAATGAAAGTAAAGGTCGTCTGATGCAAGCACTATCTCCTCCTGCAAGTCCAAAAAGGGATGGTAGTCCAAATAGCAGTAATAGCAGCAATAATGATGAAGATCAAACAAG TCCACCACCAAAAAAGACTGGCCGTTTTGAATTCTCAAGAAGTAGTTACTACTTAAGTGATGATTATAGTGATGATGAAGAGGAAAATTTACGCTCCAaatga